The following coding sequences are from one Haliotis asinina isolate JCU_RB_2024 chromosome 3, JCU_Hal_asi_v2, whole genome shotgun sequence window:
- the LOC137277991 gene encoding uncharacterized protein — protein MTDAQEDENAKEDSEPLRRTRPPSKKRLDDEVDALMVEIREREAELKSIGGRGEDSLKNIRAEKDATFERRKKVDSDLKTLNQAITQKMNALSKLQSSLHYTTEEKHNDAIRKLEWNMKVQNFKLSQEKKIVAEIDSLKRSKKMLSSYLSMKKEIDESRDRQRRMREERDHYFRTVNQLKAKEEDIRKKSSANKSRAEVLKKEINELYERKRSIVAEFRKQRDVFQDTMKRQRAESFRRREEERRAQLEAQQKEIEEMEALKEPFEEEKSLCNTLIQYLQKIGPSGDTTDASASPHPTDEAASSSQACAPALENEDGYRLLRRSDEEEFPPLGRRTSKSRRRSRKLSMTRPVTHTPQVISQFSSLTLNAPSSLVEIPTSLEQLQGRKLYYEQKAREMKNLNADASPDALLSDMSSLRRCRTETWGFMGDEQPIVEELSQSEAGISATESVVCEMSRQASKTESCESATDTRPSDMLMEELLQTCCDGNCAGKLKSDYHDIDSHSLSDSSDTPRSESTLEGSNGESMGSGNDFERELHCDSLHTETQSHICSSNVGKPLNTAEHQPEDAGISTITQQSDCDKHAQRDTTTTRSSDRTLTPMGAASTEESRQTGRERETKNIREGNGHIKSSEENSRTSENISLSNQTTRM, from the exons ATGACTGATGCACAGGAGGACGAAAATGCAAAAGAGGACTCTG AGCCATTACGGCGGACACGCCCACCAAGTAAAAAACGATTGGATGATGAGGTGGATGCTCTCATGGTAGAGATCCGTGAGAGGGAAGCAGAACTC AAATCAATTGGAGGTCGAGGTGAGGATTCACTGAAAAATATAAGAGCAGAGAAGGACGCTACCTTTGAGCGGAGGAAGAAGGTAGATTCTGACCTTAAAACCCTCAATCAGGCCATAACGCAGAAG ATGAATGCCCTATCCAAGCTGCAGTCCAGCCTCCACTACACAACAGAGGAGAAGCACAATGATGCCATCAG GAAACTGGAATGGAATATGAAGGTACAGAACTTCAAACTGTCCCAAGAAAAGAAGATTGTTGCTGAGATAGACAGCTTGAAGAGATCCAAGAAAATGCTGAG ttcCTACCTGTCTATGAAGAAGGAGATTGACGAGAGTCGGGACAGACAGCGACGTATGAGGGAGGAGCGTGAC CACTACTTCCGTACTGTCAACCAATTGAAGGCCAAGGAAGAGGATATCAGAAAGAAAAGCTCTGCCAACAAATCCAGGGCTGAAGTACTTAAGAAAG AAATCAATGAATTGTATGAGAGAAAGCGTAGTATTGTTGCTGAATTCCGAAAGCAGCGGGATGTATTTCAAGATACCATGAAGAGACAGCGGGCAGAGAGTTTCAGAAGAAGAGAGGAGGAGAGACGAGCACAGTTAGAGGCTCAGCAGAAGGAAAT AGAGGAGATGGAGGCACTGAAGGAGCCCTTTGAGGAGGAAAAGAGCCTGTGTAATACTCTTATACAGTACCTCCAGAAGATAGGTCCCAGTGGTGACACCACCGATGCGTCCGCCTCCCCACATCCCACAGATGAGGCAGCGAGCAGCAGTCAAG CATGTGCCCCTGCACTTGAGAACGAGGATGGGTATCGCCTTCTCCGGAGATCAGACGAGGAAGAATTCCCTCCCCTTGGTCGCCGTACCAGTAAGAGCCGCCGTCGTAGCCGCAAGCTATCCATG ACCAGGCCAGTGACCCATACCCCCCAAGTGATCAGTCAGTTCTCCTCACTGACCCTGAATGCTCCATCCAGTCTAGTGGAAATCCCGACCTCTCTGGAACAGCTTCAAGGCCGGAAG CTATACTATGAACAGAAGGCTAGAGAGATGAAGAACCTAAATGCTGATGCTTCTCCTGATGCCTTGCTGTCCGATATGTCCAGCCTGCGCCGATGTCGCACAGAGACGTGGGGCTTCATGGGAGACGAACAACCAATTGTGGAAGAACTTTCTCAGAGTGAAGCTGGTATCTCCGCAACTGAAAGTGTCGTCTGTGAGATGTCTCGTCAGGCAAGCAAAACTGAGAGCTGTGAAAGTGCCACAGATACTCGTCCTAGCGATATGTTGATGGAAGAACTTCTCCAAACCTGCTGTGATGGCAACTGTGCTGGGAAACTGAAATCAGACTATCATGACATCGATAGCCATTCTCTCTCAGACAGCTCCGACACCCCTCGCAGCGAGTCCACCCTGGAAGGAAGCAATGGGGAATCCATGGGCAGTGGTAACGATTTTGAGAGAGAGCTGCATTGTGACAGCCTTCATACAGAGACACAAAGTCATATATGCAGTTCCAATGTAGGCAAGCCACTTAATACCGCTGAGCATCAGCCTGAGGATGCAGGCATTTCCACAATTACCCAACAGTCTGACTGTGATAAGCACGCACAGCGTGACACCACGACAACCCGCTCCAGTGATAGGACACTTACCCCAATGGGTGCAGCATCAACTGAAGAGTCTCGACAGAcaggcagagagagagaaactaAAAATATACGTGAAGGCAATGGACATATCAAAAGTTCTGAAGAGAATTCAAGAACAAGTGAAAATATAAGTCTTTCAAATCAGACAACTAGGATGTGA